The following is a genomic window from Bubalus bubalis isolate 160015118507 breed Murrah chromosome 19, NDDB_SH_1, whole genome shotgun sequence.
aatacccagctgtggatgtgactggtgatagaagcaaggtccgatgctgtaaagagcaatattgcataggaacctggaatgtcaggtccatgaatcaaggcaaattggaagtggtcaaacaagagatggcaagagtgaatgtggacattctaggaatccgcgaactgaaatggactggaatgggtgaatttaactcagatgaccattatatctactactgcgggcaggaatccctcagaagaaatggagtagctatcatggtcaacaaaagagtccaaaatgcagtacttggatgcaatctcaaaaacgacagaatgatctctgttcatttccaaggcaaaccattcaatatcacagtaatccaagtctatgccccaaccagtaatgctgaagaagctgaagttgaatggttctatgaagacctacaagacattttagaactaacacccaaaaaagatgtccttttcattatagggggttggaatgcaaaagtaggaagtcaagaaacacctggagtaacaggcaaatttggccttggaatacggaatgaagcagggcaaaggctaatagagttttgccaagaaaatacactagtcataacaaacaccctcttccaacaacacaagagaagactctatacatagacatcaccagatggtcaacatcgaaatctctctctctctctctctctctctctatatatatatatatatatatatatgaaaagcagagacattattttgtcaacaaaggtccgtctagtcaaggctatggtttttccagtggtcatgtatggatgtgagagttggactataaagaaaactgagcgccgaagaactgatacttttgaactgtggtgttggagaagactcttgagagtcccttggactgcaaggagatccaaccaatccattctaaaggagatcagtcctgggtgttcattggaaggactgatgttgaagctgaaactccattcctttggtcaactgatgtgaagagctgagtcatttgaaaagactctgatgctgggaaagattgagggcaggaggagaaggggacaacagaggatgagatggctggatggcatcaccgactcaatggacatgggtttgggtggactcctggagttgatgatggacagggaggcctggtgtgctgcggttcatggggtcacaaagagtcggatacaactgagcgactgaactttaCTGACATAGTATAtcctactgtgtgtgtgtatatatatatatacacacacacatatatgtatgaagAGCTTGATTTTgttaataaaaagtatatataaaaacatgtattatatgtatgtgtttagaTGTTTACACACAAGTAACTGAAAGATATATACTGTAATGTCAATGTTTTCTCTTATAAAATTGTAATCATAAAATTCTCTATTCATTATGAGATTTTTCTAATTGTACTGCAATAAACATGCATTACTTTTCTAATCAGAAGCacataataaatgttattaatgaGAAAGCATGAGGCCAAGCTCAGGGCATACACTGAATGAACACTGAGAGATAAGCTGAAAAGCATTTCTGGTCAGTATCAGCCATATTAGAGGAAAGAGTAGATGCTACTGTCTCTCCTCTTCCTGGAAAATCTAGCTACTTAAGAATGACTGTATATCTCCAAAATAAGTTATACAAGTTCTCTAAACATGTTACTTTGGAGAAAAACAGTTTTCACAGTTCTATGTGAAACTTGTATTGAACATATCACCAAAAAGACAACCTCTAACTGGTCTTTGCATTACAAATTTttttacacatatacattctttttaaatattcttttccattatggtttatcacaggatcctgagtatggttccctgtgctatacattaggaccttgttgtttatccttaAGTTACAAACTGATGTTACTATATAGGACACAACACCTGCAGACAAAATGTCTGGAACACATTGACAGCACAATGTCCGGAACAAAAGCCAGATTTTCCACAAATGATTCACATGTGTATACCTCGAAGCTGATACAGAAACAGCAGacaatcaacatacagaaatgcaGATTATAatgccaaataaaaatgaaaatttgtcaGTCTCACCAAAAGTAGTAGAAAACATTTTTCCTGAGGGATATAACTTTAACACCCAGACCTGCCACATGGGGAGAAAATCCATCCATATGGTTCATTCATTTCAAATCTGCATAGCTGAACTCACTCAGAGACTGGACGGTGCTCCCAACAGGGCAGCCTAACCTGCTGCATGCTGAGTGCCTTTGTTAACTGCAGGCCCTTGGTGCCTTTTCTCATAAATTCTGAGAAACATACGATGAGGTGGCCTTCACCAGCTCCTCTATTTTGATCTGCACCCTGTGATTTGACATCCAAGTAGGCGCACTGCATACTGTGCCCTTCAGCCGTCCTCTTTGTTGCTTTTCAACAAGACCAGCTTTGCTTTACTTTTGGGACAGGCGGTTGTTTTCCCAGGGACTGAAGACACTAATTGCTaccctctttgttttctgtgtggtAGAGAAAGAAGAGATATGATAGATCTGCCCTATTCAACAGAGAAACCTGAGCTTATATTAACACAGGATGCCCCACTGGAGAGAAGGAGGCTCTCCTTTAGAGCAGCGGCCCAGGGTGCATTCAAAGTCTTCTCTTAGttcttcctttgttgttgttttttcgctcagtcatgtccaactcttttgtgacctcgctgattataacccaccaggcttctctgtccgtgggattttccaggtaagaatactggagtggattgacattttcttctccaggagactttcccaactcggggattgaacctgtgtcttctgcattggcaggtcgattctttatcactgagccacctaggaagccctgctgctgctgctaagtcacgtcagttgtgtctgactctgtgcaaccccatagacggcagcccaccaggctcctgtccctgggattctccaggcaacaatactggagtgggttgccattttcttccccagtgcatgaaagtgaaaagtgaaagtgaagtcgctcagtcgagtccaactcttcacgatcccatggactgtagcctaccaggctcttccgtccatgggatttcccaggcaagagtactggagtggggtgccattgccttctcctagttctcccttattgttgttcagtcgccaagttgtgtctttgtgaccccgtgccctgcagcacaccaggcttccctatcttttcctatctcccagagtttgctctaagTTCTCCCTTAGTGCTTAGTAAATACAgaacagggagttccctggcagtccaggagtTGAGATTTTGCCTTCCAGTGAAAGGGTGCGGGTTTGACCCCAGttagagagctaagatcccacaagccttgtggccaaaaacaacCAAccaccaaaacacaaaacagaagcaataatgtaacaaatttaatagagactttaaaaaaaatggtccacatcaaaaaaatctttaaaataaataaggaaacaaacaataaataaatatagaacagCATCAGGATGAATGTCCAGTCTAGAATCGCAGACTTGGGTTTAAGGCCTGGTATTCCATTACTAGTTGTGAATCTTCAAGCAAGCTCCTTAACCTCTCTAAAGATTCTCTCATCTGGAAAACGGGGACAGGAACTGTACCTAGCTCATACAGTTCAGGCAATAGGTAAATGCTACAACAAATAGAAGTGCAACCTAACCAAGCATGAGAActcagtgcatgttggcaataaCGGGGTCTTACAGGACGTGGCTCTATGCCCAGTTTTACTTCACCTGCTCATCCCCTCACCCCAACTCCAGTTACATTGGGCTCTTCACTATTCCTCCTCACGCAGGAGTTGCTCATACCTCAGGACCTTTTGCACCAGCTATCCTATCTGGCTAGGGTGCTTTCCCCTCCATTCCCCCACTTCTTAGAGGTCTCTGCTCCAAACTTCCCAATGAGCTTTATGTGACCAACTTGTTTAATCCTGCAACTCTCAATGTCCCCGTCCCTATACCCTTTGTCTCTCCTTGCACCGCCATCCTGTATAAGCTCCACAAAGGCAGGGATGTCTGTCACTTCTGTTTGCTGATATAATCCAAGATCCAAAACAAAAGCCTCATATATGAAGCAATACAACTTTGCTCCCAGAATACCCAGGCCTTGTCTTATTCTTACCCACTCTTGTCTAATGTCCATATATGACAGCTATCGCCACTTTTCAGGCCTCTCCTAAGGGCCCCGGTTTGTAACTTTCCATTCATCTgtatatgaaaaatgccatttaaaaaacagatttatactactttttcagtttttctcaatGGCCACTTCTGACTCAGGCCCTGAAAGGACAGGCTGCTGCTAGAGACCTCCCACCTCAATATTATATCTTCCTTCTCATATGTGGCAAAATGACATACACTTTACAGAAGAAAACTTCTTAAATGTTATCCAAGGTGATGCTTATTTAGAGGGTTATATCTCTAATTCAGCCCTTCAAAGATCAGCCTCAGATTTCAAATGAAGTCCAGTGGAACTGTAATATGAATAGCAGCCTCCTTGCCCCTTGCAACTATAAACATACATCAACATATAGGCCAGCTATATGTgagatagtatatatatgtaatacatatatgtattaacaCACTGAatgacatgttttattttcctcagcCAACCTGGATGGCAAAATAACCCACATACTTTAGCTAGGAAAATTCATAATTATACCAGCAGGTAACTCATATTGAGTACTACATGAGCACATTATATGCCTtatctaatcctcacaacaatttttttaatgcttaaaattatttaagtGGCAAAtgtcatgttatttatttttaatgataatgaGGGAACAAAAGAATGTAGTATTAatacatattgttgttcagtcgctaagtcgtatacGACTCTGTGGCCTCAAGAACTGTGGAAAACCAGACTtctgtgtcctccactatctcctagagtttgctcaaattcatgtccattgagtcagtgatgctctaatcatctcatcctctgccaccctcttctacttttgccttcagtctttcacatcCGAGTCTTTTtaagtgagttggctctttgcatcaagtggccagagtattggaacttaaGTATTGGGATACTCTTACTACcacttttttttaagagactttAACACTTCATTACCAAATGACAAAACAATTGGAAAATAAGCAAGGATATAGAATTCCATAACACCATCAAACACAGAATCTACATTTATAGAACAATAAAACCAATAACAGcaaaatacacattattttcaaattccCATAGAATACATACTAAGATAGATCACATTCCGGCCACAAAATAAATCCCaacatttaaaagaattgaaatcacaCTAGAATTGACTACCTCATTTTTTTAACAGCTGTGGAAGCTGAGGAATAAAGAGGTTGAATAACTTGCCCCTCTTTACAGAGTTTGTGCACTGCATACCAAGGCTTCAAATCCAAGCAGTTGGACTCCAGAACCAAAGCTATTAACCATTACATGCTACCACCTGTGCCGGGCTGATTGCCACAGATGGATGTGAATTGGGAGAAAGAGTACATGCATGCACGAGGAAAGAAGTACTTGAGCATGTGTGCTAAACCCTTAATGAACTGGTAACTGGCAAAGCACCAAGAAGGCAGGTAACAGGTGTGGACATTTAGATGTGTCAGTAAAAtgtctggattttttaaaaggtgcTGAAAATTCCTGCCCTTTGTTTACTAAATACCAGCAAAACTTGTCTGATTTCAAGTACCTTAAATACTTCTCAATTTGGGCACTTACATACATGAATAGAAAAGAGAGTCTTAAGCAAATATttctaaggcttcccaggtggcactagtggtgaagaacctacctgccaactcaggagacatgagagacacgggttcgatccctgggttgggaagatcccctgcagaaggaaatggcaaccctctccagtattcttgcctggagaatattttTAGTGACATCAAAACTGAGTTTAAGACTCATGTGAGGTGCTAACAAAGTTGTTCATATCTAAGTAGCAACCCACTTGCTTTGTTTGCTGAAACAAGGTATTGCCAGGAAATGCCATCTTCCCCCTTCAGTCTCCCATCCTAGACCTGGGGTAGTGTGAGGATAGGGGCTTTGATGGaagcttaaataaaaaaaaaaaaaataagattggtTCCATTATATTAATACTCACTTGCAAATTTCATAAACAACACCTGAAAATAAGCAGGGTCAAATCTTGGCTAAGCAGTTTTCATCATAGCAGCTTGGGTTTAATTAGGTTTTAcgtttttaaagtaatttagatTTACCTAATGCCCTTAAGATGTACTGGGCCCAGGTCCCAGAAAGATTAACAAGCAGAAATTAATTTTAGAGACTCTTCATAGGAAAAATAGAACACCCTCAGCTTGAACTACAATTACTGTACCTAAAGGCCTCCAGTTTTGCTTCCTCCAATCCATTTCCCACACAtcagaataatatttttctaaaacaaaaggcAGATCATGTCTCTTCCTTGGTCAAGCACCTTCAGTGGCTTCGCTTCAGGTAAAGTCTAAACATTTAACGTAGACTACAAGGAATTGCATGATCTTGCTATTGaaggagttgttgtttagttgcaaagtcgtgtctggctcttttataaccctatggactgtagcctgtcaggactcctctgtccatgggatttcccaggcaagaatactggagtggcttgccatttccttggcatttccaggggatctttccaacccagggatcaaacccgcctctcctgcattgcaggtggattgtttaccaccagggaagcccattgaaggAGTAGAGCATTGTGATTATGGAGCATAGAGCTAGGCTGTCTCCATTTGAATCCTAGTTCTGCCATTTACTCTCTTCATGATCTTTCCTGTCTATgcttcagtttttcttctctgtaaaatggggataataatatacTCTATCTCATAGCGTTGTGAAGAGTAAgtattatatatagatagatagatacagagaGCATGTACACaacacagtacctggcacataaaaagttttatataaatattagctACAATCTCTTATCTCCCttattctcttcccttctccccaacTCTGTGTTCCAGCCATTCTGCATCTGATAGGCCCGAGAATGTCTCAAGAATCATTCTTACAGACCTTCCCACATCCTGCTTCTCTATTTGAAATACTTGCTGCCAAATCTCCCTTCCATCTTCTTTCCACCCGCATCCTTCTATCTTTGCCTAACCACCACTTGCTTTGGGAAACCTTTCCAGTCCAGACCAGTTGTTTCTACCATGGGCTTCCACAGCTCCAGACAGGACTGCCAGAGGTTAGAAGGTCCGGTTAAAATTGAATGTCAGTTAAACAACAAATACTCTTCTAGCATAAGTAAAGCCCATGCAATATTTGGATTTTGGATAAAGAATGAACAATTTTTCAGTATAACTATGTACAATGCAATATTTGAGACACACTACACATTTATTCATCTgacattcaaatttaactgggagtCCTGTATTTCATCTGTCAACCTCACACACAGGCGATCCTATAATGTCACCCTTACTACactttagtaattttaaaagaagacaagtgGTTTTGTTTCCCCCACTAGAGTGTGAAATCTgtgagggcagggcctgggcaaCCTTGCTCATTGTTTTGGACCAGGCATGGCAGGTATTCCACAAATACATTCCTGGCAGGCAGGCATGGCCTGAGGAATACAGCCATCAGGCCAAAGCTCAGGCACCCCCTATTACCAGTTAACTCTAACAACAGGCAAACTCTCTAACAGGACAAAGCATTTCAACAGGTACCGTTAATCTCATGTCCTCAGGTGGATAAAATGGTGGTACTGCTTTTCAGAGTATTGCCAGTGTGATAGTACCGACTCCCCAAGGACAGTTTTAAGATGACCCtactattttatattcaaaaaaGGACTGCGTTTTCACACCTTTTTCACTTGACTcttttttgtcagttttttttttgtttttttttttgatgtggaccccttttaaagtctttattgcatttgttacaatatcgTTTTCGTTTCAGTTTTCTGGCTGCAGGgcctttgggatcttagttccctgaccaaggattgaacccgcacctgcattagaaggtgaagtcttaaccaatggaccaccaggaaagtctcaaatgtttttgtttttctttcttttctttttctttttttgtgacatcaCATGACTTGCGTgatttgagttccctgaccagggattgaacccagggccccagcaGAACAatagcagagtcctaaccactggaccaccagggaattcctcactTGACTTTTAAGGCAAGTATTAATACCCACAtctaacagatggggaaacagaggctctgAGAAGGTAAGCAACTGGTCCAAGATGACCAATAAAAGGGAGCAACCATTTTGGGTTTACATCTGGGTAATTACCCTTTACATCTAGGCCAATGTAAAGAATCAGAATCTTTatgttcttcctcttctcctagACACCCTCTCAAAAAAGAAGTCTGATATCTGACTCCTCTCCAAAGATTTAATCGCTCCTTCTAAAAAAGATTCCCCAACAACAGCCTGAGAggagacaaggaggcctggcatctgCATTTTGAAATGCAAGTCTTAACTAATCTCTCATGTTATAAATGACACTATTTAGGTCTGAAGACTAAAGACCTTGCTAGGAAATAGGAGTAACACTGACCAGAACCTGAAACCTGTCCCTTTTCTTTTACCTGAATCTCTAGAAGACATCACCCCACATATTTCTGGGAACAAGGATTTACACCTTGATTACATATATCTGTTAGCTTTCTTCTGGAATGAAAATGGCAGAATCTGCTCTCAATACAGCACCTAGTAACTCATCTCTTGGAGCACTCTGCAAAATTCATCAGCCAGAGGGTATGCAGGCTTTCTGCCACTGGGAGATGCCTGTAAGGCTGACTAGATGCTATTTGTGCCTCTTGTCCCAAAGGATCTGAGCTCCTTAAGAATATTCACTCAGGCCAGAGAAGCACTGTTGTCTCTACCAGGACAGGAAGCTGTCATCTAATCCAGTCTTTCTCGCCAGGACGCTCCTAGCCTCCCCAACCTCAGTTCTACTTCTCTAAGCTTCTGAAGGAAGCTTCCTCAAAGAAAACTTCCATTTTGAAGAAGAAACGGGAAGCACGTTATAACCAAGAAAGATTGGGCCTCCAGGGGCAGAGGGTCAGAAGTTAATGATCTAAAACCTAACAGGCTGTGAGCAATTCAATAAAGCTAGAAATGCAACCCCCAGAGAATACGCAGTTCTTAAACTGCTGCAGCTTACTTGGTTTTGGGGGGGAAATACGCAGAAAGTATTCCAGGGCCGTGGACGCGCTGCTGGAGGTTCCTCGGGCAGTCTTCTGTAAGGCGCACGAATACCTGCTGGCTGACTGGCTGAACTGGCCCCTGGAGATACAGCAGCGCCCAGGAACCTTCGGAGGCTCTGCTCCCCGGCCCAGCGAAATGAGAGATACTGACTACTCAGGCCTGCctaaaatgaaaatcacaaaagCAATTGAATTATCATTATTGCTTGTATGGGTCACTGAAGTAAACTTCTGTGCTGACCGAATTCTAGCTGGAGGCTTCGTTTGGAGCTGGGAAGTGTGACCTTTACAAAATTACCGACCTGGATTAGAGACGGCATAGAAGGTGCTCGCACGTGTCGAGACCATCTGGTCAAGTTGAGGAGATGCCCTCGGGGAAATCTTTTTCCCGGGCGCACAGTAGAGCCCCTCAGCTGGATTCTGCGTTCACCTGGCCTCACCGCCGCCCCGCCTCTACTCCTACCCCACGCGGCGCGGGCAAATCCCGCCGGCAGCCGGGTGTAGTTGCTCAGGTAACAAGGGATGCGCTGGGGGCCGGGGGCGCAAGGCGAGAGCTCTCGGCCCGCGGTAGCTACCCCTCCCCGGTGCAGACGCAGGAGGCTAAATGTGCCAGCTGCGCGCTCGCGAGCGGGTCTTTAGCCGGGAAAGCGCGGTTTTCGTGGGGCTCTCGGCTCAGCCAGTGAGAGGCTGGGGGTGTGGCCGAGGGAACTCGCAGGCAGAGTACTTACGGGCTGGCGGCGAGTCTGGACTGGTCTCCTCTGCACTCCTGGGCGCGCGGGTCCACCTTCTCCGCAGCCCGGGAGTCATAGAACGGCCGTCCGACTTCATCATGGTGACCCCCGGCCCCACCAGCCCCACCAGCCCCATGAGTCCCGCCGCCTGGGCTGCGAGGCAGGACGCCCGGAACCTCCGCGCCCCGGTGAAGAAGAGCCGGCGCCCACGCCTACGAAGGAAGCAGCCGCTGCAGCCGCTTAACATAAGCCCGCTCCCGGGAGACTCTGGCGTTTGCGACCTGTTCGAGTCCCCCAGCTCCGGCTCGGATGGCACAGATAGCCCCGCCGCGCGAGGCTGCAGCCCCGTGCCGGGTGCCGCCCAGCAGCTGGCGCAGCTCGATCTGCAGACCTTCCGCGACTACGGTCAGAGCTGCTACGCCTTCCGCAAGGCGCGGGAAGGCCGCTTCCACCCGCGGGAGTCGCTGGCGCGGCAGCCACAAGTGAGGCGCTGGCGGAGCCAGCTCTCCGCCAccgctcctcctcctctcccgggctctttcttttcctgctctgtCCACCCTCCGCGGCGCCCCGGCCCTCGCCAGCCcagcttctctccctccctccgccCGGGTCGGAGCGAGAAAGAGCTTTGAAGGGCCGGGCCAtcagcctcattttacagatggagaaaagagGGGCCTGGACGGCCTCAGTGACAGGCCCGAGGTCTCCAAACTGGATAGCAGGGACCCGGTAGAATGCAGAGGAGTTACGACAGTTTCTAGGTTCGAGTCCGGACTCCTACCCACCCCGGCAAGTTACTTAACAATCTGAAGCTTGCTTCTTCATTTGCCAAGTGTGGGGACCCTTTGAATTGCTGAGAGGATTACACGAGGTAACGTGTATCCGCACTGGGCACAGCGCCAGGCATGAATCCAGGCGTCCCGGCGCCCAGCCCCGCCTGTGCTCTCCTCGGCGGCGCTGCGCACCTGTTCCCAGTTTCCAGCACCTCTggccttttcctttgtttttcgccTCCCTCCGGGGACGCTCCGGGTCTTGGTGCCCTGTCCCTTCAACAGTCCCTCTGAGCCCTAGGCTCAGCGGGTccgcctccttcctccctccGGCAGGTGACGGCGGAGTCCCGCTGTAAGCTGCTCAGCTGGCTAATCCCTGTGCACCGCCAGTTCGGCCTTTCCTTCGAGTCGCTGTGCCTGACGGTGAACACTCTGGACCGCTTCCTTAGCACCACGCCCGTGGCTGCAGACTGCTTCCAGCTGCTCGGGGTCACTTCTCTGCTCATCGCTTGCAAACAGGTACCTCCTCATGGGGTCTCTGGCTCTCCAGTGCACTAGACTGAACGCTAGGCTCCCTGAACTCATTTTGGCAGAGGTTTGCACACTTACCTTAACTTCACAActaccccccgccccgccccgaccAAACGAACAATCCTTTCACTCAGTACCCAAAGAAAAAAGCCAAGTCTCCACAGCTCTCCGTAGCCTCTCTATTATAGtcgcggggcgggggcggtgtGGGGGGAGGGAAATCTGCCAAATTTCTCAAACCTGTTTTCTGCGCGACGGTAGTTAGAGAAACTGCGCAGAAAGTATACCCCAGACAACTACAGTGGAAGTATGGAGAGAGGAAGCCCTCACATATCTCTCTGGAAGGGATGGGGGGAGTCCTTGTTCgcctggggcggggggagggcttTGGCCCCGGATGCTGCACGACGAGGACTGAGTGTCTTTGTATTACAGGTGGAGGTGCACCCGCCTCGCGTGAAGCAGCTTCTGGCCCTGTGCTGCGGTGCCTTCTCCAGGCAGCAGCTCTGCAACCTCGAATGCATCGTGCTGCACAAACTGCATTTCAGCCTGGGCGCTCCCACCATCAGCTTCTTCCTGGACCATTTCACGCACGCGCGCGTGGAGGCCGGGCAGGCCGAGGTCTCCGAAGCCCTGGAAGCGCAAGCCTTGGCGCGCGGGGTGGCGGAGCTGAGCCTGGCTGACTACGCTTTCACCAGCTACACCCCCTCCCTGCTGGCCAT
Proteins encoded in this region:
- the LOC123330514 gene encoding uncharacterized protein LOC123330514, with product MMKSDGRSMTPGLRRRWTRAPRSAEETSPDSPPARKPARERAAGTFSLLRLHRGGVATAGRELSPCAPGPQRIPCYLSNYTRLPAGFARAAWGRSRGGAAVRPGERRIQLRGSTVRPGKRFPRGHLLNLTRWSRHVRAPSMPSLIQAGLSSQYLSFRWAGEQSLRRFLGAAVSPGASSASQPAGIRAPYRRLPEEPPAARPRPWNTFCVFPPQNQIQFVPFGLHKNISKVPRRTIQKRASQPR
- the CCNO gene encoding cyclin-O — protein: MVTPGPTSPTSPMSPAAWAARQDARNLRAPVKKSRRPRLRRKQPLQPLNISPLPGDSGVCDLFESPSSGSDGTDSPAARGCSPVPGAAQQLAQLDLQTFRDYGQSCYAFRKAREGRFHPRESLARQPQVTAESRCKLLSWLIPVHRQFGLSFESLCLTVNTLDRFLSTTPVAADCFQLLGVTSLLIACKQVEVHPPRVKQLLALCCGAFSRQQLCNLECIVLHKLHFSLGAPTISFFLDHFTHARVEAGQAEVSEALEAQALARGVAELSLADYAFTSYTPSLLAICCLALADRMLQLSRPMDLRLGGHPEAALQDCLGKLQLLVAINGTSLTHMLPLQIREKCCLSSSLK